From Cydia strobilella chromosome 7, ilCydStro3.1, whole genome shotgun sequence, one genomic window encodes:
- the LOC134742650 gene encoding esterase FE4-like has product MYTYCHLSVFFCVQLLYLRFTVCAENELIVTVKQGQLQGATDTLYDGSTYYCFKGIPYAQAPLGQLRFRAPLPPKSWEGIRQATEYGSICAQTDTVFQGSEDCLFLNVFTKSLQGRTPVMVFIHGGSFIIGSGNDDVYGPKFLVQQDVVLVTLNYRLEVLGFVSMEIPEVPGNAGMKDQVAALKWIKENIANFGGDPDNITIFGESSGAVSVSHHILSPMTTGLFHRVIQQSGTSVHSWAIGEGSKSRAFRVGKYLGKDTNNTIELLEFLRSVQAANLTNLTIATSTEDELYRGLPERFLPVVEKKFDNVEAFLSEYPLDILQSETIRKVPLMLGYNSAEGIIAIQDRLERLDIYNNNPSYDVPREIAEKLTQDQINNMGQRIRQFYIGDRNYTQDDYKVIVTMLSDLYLVYDTHRFTYLYSKHNSPIYMDRFSFDTDLNVFRKLYSGGLDLQGACHGDDVFYMFSNNYTKDAYESQENLKDYVSKMTKLWTDFAKTSNPTPDNYTDPIWPLYTTNNKEYLDINVQSTAGIFADQPNVEFWDTLYCEAGVPCIKNN; this is encoded by the exons ATGTATACATATTGTCATTTGTCAGTTTTCTTCTGTGTTCAATTGCTTTATTTAAGATTCACAGTTTGTGCAGAG AACGAGCTGATAGTGACAGTGAAGCAAGGACAGCTACAGGGTGCTACAGACACGTTGTATGATGGGTCAACTTACTATTGTTTCAAGGGCATCCCGTATGCCCAGGCACCGCTGGGGCAGCTGAGGTTCAGG GCTCCCCTGCCGCCTAAATCCTGGGAAGGCATACGCCAAGCGACCGAATATGGTTCCATCTGCGCACAAACAGACACCGTCTTCCAAGGCAGCGAAGACTGCTTGTTCCTCAACGTCTTCACCAAATCCCTCCAAGGTCGCACACCTGTCATGGTCTTCATCCACGGAGGATCCTTCATAATTGGATCTGGAAACGATGACGTGTACGGACCAAAGTTTCTCGTTCAACAGGATGTTGTCCTGGTTACTTTGAATTACAGACTTGAAGTGCTTGGATTCGTAAGTATGGAAATCCCTGAGGTTCCTGGCAATGCGGGTATGAAGGATCAAGTCGCTGCGTTGAAGTGGATAAAGGAGAATATTGCAAACTTTGGAGGAGATCCCGATAATATTACGATTTTTGGTGAGAGTTCCGGGGCTGTCTCTGTGTCTCATCATATTTTGTCGCCTATGACTACAGGACTGTTCCATAGAGTTATCCAACAAAGTGGTACTAGTGTCCATTCTTGGGCGATAGGTGAAGGCAGTAAGAGCAGGGCATTCAGAGTTGGAAAATATTTAGGAAAAGACACGAATAATACCATTGAGCTGCTTGAGTTTTTAAGATCTGTACAAGCAGCAAACCTAACTAACTTGACTATTGCTACGAGTACGGAAGATGAACTGTATAGAGGACTCCCTGAGCGATTTTTGCCAGTTGTCGAAAAGAAATTTGATAATGTCGAAGCGTTTTTAAGCGAATATCCTTTGGATATTCTTCAGTCGGAAACAATTCGTAAAGTTCCATTAATGTTAGGATATAACTCCGCTGAAGGCATTATAGCGATCCAAGATAGATTAGAAAGGTTAGACATTTACAATAACAATCCCTCCTACGACGTGCCTAGAGAAATCGCTGAGAAACTAACCCAAGATCAAATTAATAATATGGGTCAAAGGATTAGACAATTCTATATTGGTGACAGAAACTACACACAAGATGATTATAAGGTGATTGTCACTATGTTATCTGACTTGTATTTAGTGTATGACACGCACAGATTTACCTACTTGTATTCTAAACACAACAGTCCCATTTATATGGACAGGTTCAGTTTCGACACTGACCTCAATGTGTTCAGGAAATTATATAGTGGGGGTTTGGATTTGCAAGGAGCCTGCCATGGAGACGatgtattttatatgttttctaataattataccAAAGATGCTTACGAATCGCAAGAAAACTTGAAGGATTACGTATCAAAGATGACTAAATTATGGACCGATTTTGCTAAAACCAG CAACCCAACTCCAGACAACTACACTGACCCAATATGGCCATTGTACACGACGAATAACAAGGAATACCTAGACATCAACGTACAGTCCACGGCGGGAATCTTCGCTGATCAGCCGAACGTGGAGTTCTGGGACACTCTGTATTGCGAGGCTGGCGTGCCATGcataaaaaataactaa
- the LOC134742648 gene encoding esterase FE4-like produces the protein MYAYNCNLLFFFCVHLLYLRCTVCAENDELIVTVKQGQLQGATDTLYDGSTYYCFKSIPYAQAPLGHLRFRAPLPPQSWEGIRQATEYGSICAQTNSVFEGSEDCLFLNVFTKSLRHRRPVMVFIHGGSYRVGSGNDDVYGPKFLVQQDVVLVTLNYRLEVLGFLNVETPEVPGNAGMKDQVAALKWIKENIAKLGGDPDNITIFGESAGACSVTHHILSPMTGGLFHKVIAQSGTSVHDWAIGVGSKSRAFRVGKYLGKDTNNTNELLEFLRSVPAANLTNLTIATSTDDEKYRGVSMRFLPVVENKFDNVEAFLNEYPLDILQSKRIRKVPLMLGFYSAEAISFIQDRLGNLDIYNNNPSYDVPREIADKLSQDHLNDMGQRIREFYIGDREYTKDDYKVIVTMLSDLYFVYNTHRFAYLYSKHNSPIYMYRFSFDTDLNVIKKLYSGGLDLQGACHGDDAFYLFSNNYTKVAYESQENLKGYVSKMTKLWTDFAKTSNPTPDNFADPIWPLYTTNNKEYLDINVQSTAGIFAEQQNVEFWDTLYCEAGVPCIKNN, from the exons ATGTATGcatataattgtaatttgttatttttcttcTGTGTTCACTTGCTTTATTTAAGATGCACAGTTTGTGCAGAG AACGACGAGCTGATAGTGACGGTGAAGCAAGGACAGCTACAGGGTGCTACAGACACGTTGTATGATGGATCAACTTACTATTGTTTCAAGAGCATCCCGTATGCCCAGGCACCGCTGGGACATCTGAGGTTCAGG GCTCCCCTGCCGCCTCAATCCTGGGAAGGCATACGCCAAGCGACCGAATATGGTTCCATCTGCGCGCAAACAAATTCCGTCTTCGAAGGCAGCGAAGACTGCTTGTTCCTCAACGTCTTCACCAAATCCCTCCGTCACCGCAGGCCTGTCATGGTCTTCATACACGGAGGGTCCTACAGAGTTGGATCTGGAAACGATGACGTGTACGGGCCAAAGTTTCTCGTTCAACAGGATGTTGTCCTGGTCACTTTGAATTACAGACTTGAAGTGCTTGGATTCTTAAATGTGGAAACCCCTGAGGTTCCTGGCAATGCGGGTATGAAGGATCAAGTCGCTGCGTTGAAGTGGATAAAGGAGAATATTGCAAAGCTTGGAGGAGATCCCGATAATATTACGATTTTTGGGGAGAGTGCCGGGGCTTGCTCTGTGACACATCATATCTTGTCGCCGATGACTGGAGGACTATTTCATAAAGTTATCGCACAAAGTGGTACTAGTGTCCATGATTGGGCGATAGGTGTAGGCAGCAAGAGCAGGGCATTCAGAGTTGGAAAATATTTAGGAAAAGACACGAATAATACCAATGAGCTGCTTGAGTTTTTAAGATCTGTACCAGCAGCGAACCTAACTAACTTGACTATTGCTACGAGTACGGATGATGAGAAATATAGAGGAGTGTCTATGCGATTTTTGCCAGTTGTCGAAAATAAATTTGATAATGTCGAAGCGTTCCTAAATGAATATCCTTTGGATATTCTTCAGTCGAAAAGAATTCGTAAAGTTCCATTGATGTTAGGATTTTACTCCGCTGAAGCCATTTCTTTTATTCAAGATAGATTAGGAAATTTAGACATTTACAATAACAATCCCTCCTACGACGTGCCTAGAGAAATCGCTGATAAACTAAGCCAAGATCACCTTAACGATATGGGTCAAAGGATTAGAGAATTCTATATAGGTGACAGAGAGTACACAAAAGATGATTATAAGGTGATTGTCACTATGTTATCTGACTTGTATTTCGTGTATAACACGCACAGATTTGCCTACTTGTATTCTAAACACAACAGTCCCATTTATATGTACAGGTTCAGTTTCGACACTGACCTCAATGTGATCAAGAAATTATATAGTGGGGGTTTGGATTTGCAAGGAGCCTGCCATGGAGACGAcgcattttatttgttttctaataattataccAAAGTTGCTTACGAATCGCAGGAAAACTTGAAGGGTTACGTATCGAAGATGACTAAATTATGGACGGATTTTGCTAAAACCAG CAACCCAACTCCAGACAACTTCGCTGACCCAATATGGCCATTGTACACGACGAATAACAAGGAATACCTAGACATCAACGTACAGTCGACGGCGGGAATCTTCGCTGAGCAGCAAAACGTGGAGTTCTGGGACACTCTGTATTGCGAGGCTGGCGTGCCATGcataaaaaataactaa